In Epinephelus moara isolate mb chromosome 20, YSFRI_EMoa_1.0, whole genome shotgun sequence, the genomic stretch GGAGTGTGTAGGGTCCCAACCTGAAGAGTGTGTTGCCATTAAGGGGGGTTACAGTATGTTGAAGAGTACAAGCACTGAAAAGTCTGTACATTGGTTTGTTTCATGAGGCTTTAAACTTTTCAGTCACCCCTCATATCTTCTATATCCTCCATGTCTCCTCCcaaaatgttagcattttgaaagattgatttaaaatattttaatacttattaaggccttatttttagattaatgaattcaatgTCCCTAGGAACTTTTTTAGGATCCAGGGGAACCTAGTTTGACGCAGGGTGTCTGCAGCTCCTTAAagggccttaaaagtcattaaatagtcttaaatttgaatttgtgaggtcttaactacTGCAAACATCACATCTTATTTCATGTATACACCTTTTTGTGAGAATGAGTGAAGCCTCTCTATGTAAAAATCCACATTTATGTaacaaatcttaaaaaaaaacaaaaaaaaaaacagtaatactGCCATTTTACTCCATACTTGCACTTGTTTGCAAAATGTAAATCAATGCTTAAGTACATAAAATATGAtatgtccaaaaatctgtcctaaatttggttaaaaggtgTCTTGAAGGGTCAGCATTACATTTgactgtctgatacctgtagacaccctgtgaGGGACATCTGAAGACATTACCAtggacacatttttcacattgtttttggATCATTTTTAGACCTAACAAttaacttaaaaacaaacaacatattaACTAAAAATGAAATTAGTATTGGTTGCAACCCTAAGAAGACTTAACCACAAACAATGTTAAACATCAATGAAAGGTCCACATCAAGTTGAAAGtggattttattttacaaatcagCTTCATATTTTAAACAATCAATTACACACAGGCACACTTGTGGAACAATTTAAAACCCTTCTCGTCTTTTCACAGTCTTCATCAGCCGACCCGCACACCTACACAGGTCTGTCTCTTACTGTGGCTGATGAGGCCTCTTCTCAGCTACAGGTTGATTCGAGCAATACTGGAGTTTCCTGAGGTCACCAAACAACATGAAAGACTCCGAATCACACGTTAAATCTGTTAAAACATCTTGTAGCTGTCAGTCACACATAGCCACGAGCACAGGTCTAATTAGCCAAactaagtgaaaacacctgtgtgggtgtagCGTGGGAGCTGTAACACCAGGTACCGTCTTTTTAATGAAGTCAGATCCACGCTAACGATGTGAATAATTAGTGCTCAGACTGCTGCTCAGTCCTCCTGGTGCAGCTTTCCAGTGAAAGTGACAGATGATTAGTGGAGGTATTGATTATGATCCTTCACAGACGGATTAACGGTCATATATGAATCTTACACCCACccaataaaaactttaaaaatgataCAAATATTTACACATTCTTGAACAAAGCGGGGATGTACTCTGTAACAAAACGacttgtaaacatgtttacagcgtCTGGTGGCTGTCTCGTGATAGGCAGAGATGGTGAGTTGacaggcagctgcagctgaGTTGCAGGGACTCTCATTGTTGGACGTCATCCACTGTGGGAATTGAGGTTTCACTGTTGGGCTGCTCCTGAGAGAGACGAACAGAAAACTGTGTGGGTTACAGTAAGAAAATGAGGTAAAACAGCCTTGAGCTACATTTCAATTAAACAGAGTAGTATCTataaaggttaaaggtcatgTTATTGGCTTACCTTCAGATGTCTGTAGACTCCCATCTGGAAACGGCAGCAAATAACATCAACCAAGAATCCTACTGCACCGTGGAGCATGCCTGCAGGACAGAAATAAATACCAACATACTGCAGCTGCTGATGCTCGTGAGGGTTGATATGAGGTGAAACTAACTCatctgtttgctttcactcataTCTGCTGAAACTTTCACTGCATCCACACAGTGTTTATCTACCACAGCGCACCGAAAACAACCTATCAGAGTGGAGGAgtctctaaagcagctgtcaatcattgccCATGAACTATGATCAGACTGTCAAACCAGGCAGCACTGATCTGATATGAATacagattctgttactgcattgctttTATCTTGTCTCAAACATTAACAGAaacatagggacttgggttgggaaccggagggtcactGGTTCAAGTATATATAgcgacagtttcagcaaaaatgACAAGATATTTTTACAAAAGTGACCAACTATAGCGTCAAAGTTGCATCTGGCccgctgtgtttctgtgtgtgtatctaccTGTTGTAGAGAAGATGCCTCCGATGATGCCACACAGTCTGACAAGAAACTGCCAGAGAGGCATGTGCTGCTCGGTGACTTTGACCATCAGAGAGCTGATATCGTATTTCATAAAGATCCCTGAGACTCCGTGGCTGCCTGCAGCATGGTTAATCACTCGTTCCTGCAGAGCGTGAAGAGGAAGACAAATACATTCACCATAACGATACACAGCACACGACACAAATATACATACGTGTGCAAAATGTAAACCTACCCGCTCAGTGACTGAGTACTGATGTGTTTCCGCAGACACCTTGTAGGTGTTCAGTTTGGTGGGCACAATAGTGATGAAGTACTGGAACATGTGGTTAGCTGGAGAGGACATCCAAAAATATGTTAGCTCAGTGAAAGGGGTGTAAATTAAGATCATAATAGATTGTTTGACATTGACAATGCAGACGTACATTCAGGAGAGATTTTCTCCGTGCCGTCCAGAGGGCTGATGATCCCGGGAACCACCTCTCCAAAGGACAGGTGGTCGATCCGGTGAGAGAAATTATAACCTGTGACACAAATCAAAAATTATTAGTGATTGCAACTGCTTTATTTCATGTGTCACAAAAGTTTTGCCAAAAAGACAATGAACTCACTGTCATGGCTGACGAGAGCAGCCAGATGGGCGTGGCCTCTGGGATGTGGGATGGACCTGTGCAGGGATGAAAAGTCAGCCTCTGCAAAATGTTTGACTCTAAGTTTTACAGCCGTGTAGATACATACTTGCCAACAGTGACGTGGAAGTTTCCTGCCACCTTGTTGACGTACAGGTGTCCATGTATCCTGCAGGCGGTAAGGGTGCTGGGATTGTTCTCACTGTGGAGCAACACAATGAGGAAGGAATTCATTTATCACAATGTATACGAGGTTTTAGAACTACCTTGATCATATTTTCAACCATCTCTCAGCTCCAAAGAGAGAAGGACTTCTTATATTGATGACTGTGTACCTTTGAGACATAACAGGAGGAGCTTCTTTTATTGCAGCCTTGAAGATTACATCCTGCAGAGCGTGCTCCACTCTCAGACGCTCCTGGATGTGCTGAAGTGTCCTGACAGTGAGGGACAGAACAATTAAAGACACAAGACTCACTCTGGCAGACACAAAAACTAATTCAAGGAGTGAGACATCATTTTACACTTGAGAAAAAAGGTTTCAACATGTTATTCAGCTCGTTTGCCTTCTATAAATCAGGTAAAATGTACTATCTGCTATGCTACCAGCAGTCTGCTAAAGTATAAATACTGTATGAACACCTGAGACTAATGTTTGCCACTAAATGACACTGAAtttcaaatgtaatgtaaatgacACAGCTAAATAATGCTGAATGCCTGATTAAAATGCCACTGTATTCCTTTAGGGAAGTGTTGATGTcaaaagttttatttatattccaAGTTAAAGGTGACTCTTTAAAGTGCTACATCAGCTACACTTCTCTAAAGCTGAACTTGGGAGAATATTCCTGAACCTAAACCCTGTATGTGACGC encodes the following:
- the LOC126407657 gene encoding endoplasmic reticulum-Golgi intermediate compartment protein 2-like, producing the protein MRRLTRKKALGLVKELDAFPKVPESYVESSASGGTVSLIAFTLMAALAFLEFFVYRDTWMKYEYEVDKDFSSKLRINVDITVAMRCQYIGADVLDLAENMVASDGLKYEPVNFELSPEQRLWQMTLQHIQERLRVEHALQDVIFKAAIKEAPPVMSQSENNPSTLTACRIHGHLYVNKVAGNFHVTVGKSIPHPRGHAHLAALVSHDSYNFSHRIDHLSFGEVVPGIISPLDGTEKISPESNHMFQYFITIVPTKLNTYKVSAETHQYSVTERERVINHAAGSHGVSGIFMKYDISSLMVKVTEQHMPLWQFLVRLCGIIGGIFSTTGMLHGAVGFLVDVICCRFQMGVYRHLKEQPNSETSIPTVDDVQQ